A single Methanolobus sp. ZRKC5 DNA region contains:
- a CDS encoding metal-dependent transcriptional regulator: MQEITGLELSPKKVEYLKLLLKKGDLVKTTDISRELNVDPSTSTKTITDLSESGYVDHVPYRGVRLTEKGRLYAEFFVNRHNILSLMLSHYGLSSEESCAEVSRFESLVSKVAIDKVCDAMGHPTVGVCGRIKHISCGSAGNL; the protein is encoded by the coding sequence ATGCAGGAAATCACAGGGCTGGAACTATCTCCTAAAAAAGTGGAGTATCTGAAACTCCTATTGAAAAAAGGTGATCTTGTAAAGACCACTGATATTTCTAGAGAGCTTAATGTCGATCCATCCACATCTACGAAGACTATAACTGATCTTTCTGAATCGGGTTATGTTGATCATGTTCCTTATCGTGGGGTGCGGCTGACTGAAAAAGGCAGGTTGTATGCTGAGTTCTTCGTTAACAGACACAACATACTAAGTCTGATGTTGAGTCATTATGGTCTTTCTTCGGAGGAATCATGTGCTGAGGTTTCTCGGTTTGAATCATTAGTGTCTAAAGTTGCAATTGATAAGGTGTGTGATGCTATGGGTCATCCTACTGTGGGTGTTTGCGGGCGAATTAAACACATTTCTTGCGGTTCTGCTGGTAATCTTTGA
- a CDS encoding NifB/NifX family molybdenum-iron cluster-binding protein, translated as MKICVTANDSGLEASVTPHFGRCKYFVIVDSDSMKSESIENGNGSATGGAGVQAAQQVISKGIDTLITGSVGPNAFSLLSSENVEMKIFSSGSVLEAIKSYKSDSLDSIEAANSPGKKGR; from the coding sequence ATGAAAATATGTGTGACAGCAAACGATTCTGGTTTGGAAGCATCAGTTACCCCTCATTTTGGCAGGTGCAAATACTTCGTGATAGTTGATTCTGACTCAATGAAATCTGAATCTATCGAAAATGGAAACGGTTCTGCTACCGGTGGCGCAGGCGTTCAGGCAGCACAGCAGGTGATTAGCAAAGGTATAGACACATTGATCACCGGTAGTGTTGGTCCGAATGCTTTTTCATTGCTATCATCTGAGAATGTTGAAATGAAAATATTCTCTTCCGGCTCAGTTCTTGAAGCTATTAAGTCCTATAAATCAGATTCACTGGATAGTATCGAAGCTGCAAATTCTCCTGGTAAAAAAGGAAGATAA
- a CDS encoding undecaprenyl-diphosphate phosphatase — translation MLTIFEAIILGIVQGVAEWLPISSEGMTTLVMINVFNRTLADALPIAIWLHTGTLLSAAVYFRTDVKEIINEIPHYLKNRDVQEKKNSIITFLLIATAITGIIGLPLILFATGMEEFSGKLATAFIGGLLIITGLLQISASKRTKKREQTVIMDSIIAGIAQGFAALPGVSRSGITVSTLLLRDIEASQALRLSFLMSIPAVLAADVGIGAMGLLSFDLNSLLALFFAFLFGILTIDLFIKAAKKYDFSKFCIALGILSILAYFV, via the coding sequence ATGTTAACAATTTTTGAGGCAATCATACTTGGAATAGTTCAGGGAGTAGCGGAATGGCTTCCAATAAGCAGTGAGGGAATGACAACCCTTGTTATGATTAACGTGTTTAACAGAACACTTGCAGATGCCCTGCCTATAGCCATATGGTTACACACAGGAACCCTTCTTTCAGCTGCTGTCTATTTCAGGACTGATGTCAAAGAGATAATAAACGAAATACCACATTATCTTAAAAACAGGGATGTTCAGGAAAAAAAGAACAGCATAATAACATTCCTGTTAATAGCAACAGCCATAACCGGAATAATAGGATTGCCACTTATCCTCTTTGCAACTGGAATGGAAGAATTCTCCGGTAAACTTGCAACCGCTTTTATCGGAGGACTTCTTATAATCACAGGCTTGTTGCAGATATCTGCCTCAAAGAGAACAAAGAAGAGAGAACAAACGGTCATCATGGATTCTATTATTGCAGGAATTGCGCAGGGATTTGCCGCACTTCCGGGAGTAAGCAGATCAGGCATAACCGTATCAACACTGCTCCTGCGGGACATAGAAGCTTCACAGGCTCTGAGACTCAGTTTTCTAATGAGCATACCTGCAGTCCTTGCTGCAGATGTAGGAATCGGAGCAATGGGACTTCTAAGCTTTGACCTAAACTCATTACTGGCATTGTTCTTCGCATTCTTATTTGGGATACTAACCATCGATCTTTTCATTAAAGCAGCCAAAAAGTATGATTTCTCCAAATTCTGCATTGCTCTTGGAATTCTCAGTATCCTGGCATATTTCGTATGA
- a CDS encoding MBL fold metallo-hydrolase — translation MLIQQIFTEKIAHSSYILAGDRTCAVIDPRRDIEIYLELTRELGVKITHILETHLHADFISGHIDLAQRTGAAIYAPLSANCDFEYVALSEGDSFSIENIKLDILETPGHTPEHISYVVTDASRGEEPVALFCGDTMFVGDVGRPDLFPGKAEELASKLYDTLHEKILKLPDFCEIYPAHGAGSLCGRAMAAKRSSTLGYEKKYNYALNINERADFIKSLTNNMPDAPDHFSRCTNVNRTGPERVKELPIPEALNNVQFREKMKDAIILDVRNFESFGGQHIPQAYNIDSNSNFPTYSGWLLPPEKDILIVSDNYSRAFDACTHLHRVGQDRIAGYLEDGMYGWVTDGLPTKHVPQISSSELHSRINNGKKMTLLDVRAVSEYDEFHIDGAVNIPVHELRERHAEINDDAETILICGSGQRSSMGCSILLQNEFTKVQNAAGGMTGYATAGYGPECPMCVLPWAPFKNK, via the coding sequence ATGCTAATACAACAGATATTCACTGAGAAAATTGCCCATAGTTCTTACATATTGGCAGGAGATAGAACCTGTGCAGTCATCGATCCAAGAAGAGACATAGAGATATATCTGGAGCTAACAAGAGAACTTGGAGTCAAGATCACGCATATCCTTGAAACTCATTTACATGCCGATTTTATTTCAGGCCACATAGACCTTGCGCAGAGAACAGGAGCTGCAATTTATGCACCATTGTCAGCAAATTGTGATTTTGAATATGTAGCCCTCTCAGAAGGAGATTCTTTTTCCATAGAGAACATTAAGCTGGATATTCTGGAGACACCGGGGCACACACCCGAGCATATATCATACGTAGTCACTGACGCTTCAAGAGGTGAAGAACCAGTTGCACTTTTCTGTGGAGATACCATGTTTGTAGGGGATGTTGGCAGGCCGGATCTCTTCCCGGGAAAAGCAGAGGAACTTGCATCAAAATTGTATGATACTTTGCATGAGAAAATCCTTAAATTGCCCGATTTCTGTGAAATATATCCGGCACACGGAGCAGGGTCCCTTTGTGGAAGAGCCATGGCAGCCAAGAGAAGCAGCACCCTTGGCTACGAAAAGAAATACAACTATGCACTAAATATCAATGAAAGGGCAGACTTTATAAAGTCACTTACAAACAACATGCCTGATGCACCAGACCATTTCAGCCGATGCACAAACGTAAATCGTACAGGACCTGAAAGAGTGAAAGAACTTCCTATCCCCGAAGCATTGAACAATGTCCAATTCAGGGAAAAAATGAAAGATGCAATCATTCTTGACGTACGTAATTTTGAATCCTTTGGCGGACAACATATACCACAAGCTTATAATATAGACAGCAACTCGAATTTTCCCACTTACTCTGGATGGTTACTGCCCCCTGAAAAAGACATACTGATAGTTTCAGACAATTATTCACGGGCATTTGATGCATGCACTCATCTGCATAGAGTAGGACAGGACAGGATAGCAGGCTACCTTGAAGATGGCATGTACGGATGGGTAACGGATGGACTACCTACAAAACATGTCCCACAGATATCTTCTTCTGAACTGCACAGCCGAATAAATAACGGAAAAAAAATGACCCTGCTGGACGTAAGAGCTGTCTCTGAATATGATGAGTTCCACATTGATGGAGCTGTAAATATACCCGTACACGAACTGAGAGAGCGGCATGCCGAGATTAACGATGATGCTGAAACCATTCTTATATGCGGCTCAGGTCAAAGATCGAGCATGGGATGTAGCATCCTTCTACAAAATGAATTCACCAAAGTACAAAATGCCGCAGGCGGCATGACCGGATATGCGACTGCAGGATATGGGCCTGAATGTCCCATGTGTGTTCTTCCCTGGGCACCTTTCAAGAATAAGTAA
- a CDS encoding cytochrome P460 family protein, translated as MKVKALMIFIVICIVGISGCTDSPTGDDQMPSDIEDDILSEETVTDEVDMPETEPDASSLFSAFAENDTYKEWSIWPGKEAMMEGTGVHGDYVSIYVSDNALSSVEVGGATMPYGTMVVKEGFNSDEELTGIYLMYKAEGFDPDNNDWFWAAYSSEGAIKADGKVGGCISCHEGKEDADYIFVNA; from the coding sequence ATGAAAGTTAAAGCATTAATGATTTTTATTGTGATTTGTATAGTTGGGATTTCCGGTTGTACTGATTCACCTACTGGGGATGACCAGATGCCATCGGATATTGAAGATGACATCCTGTCTGAAGAAACAGTGACTGATGAGGTGGACATGCCGGAAACAGAACCTGATGCATCATCTTTGTTCTCCGCATTTGCTGAAAATGATACTTATAAAGAATGGTCCATATGGCCCGGTAAAGAAGCAATGATGGAAGGTACTGGGGTGCATGGTGATTACGTTTCTATATACGTGTCAGACAATGCGCTGTCTTCAGTAGAAGTCGGTGGGGCAACAATGCCATATGGGACAATGGTTGTAAAAGAAGGTTTTAATTCCGATGAAGAGCTAACGGGGATTTATCTTATGTACAAGGCAGAAGGATTTGATCCCGACAATAATGATTGGTTCTGGGCAGCCTACTCTTCGGAAGGTGCTATTAAAGCAGACGGAAAGGTGGGCGGTTGTATCAGTTGCCATGAAGGTAAGGAAGATGCTGATTATATCTTTGTGAATGCTTGA
- a CDS encoding TfuA-related McrA-glycine thioamidation protein translates to MSDNTGTRSKVLVFAGTSISHEDAAEVLDATYWPPISRGDIEKAMNQGYTVIGIIDGIFFSRAAVGHKEIIRAIKEGIIVIGGCSMGALRASELDVHGMTGVGQIYEWYRDGVIEDDDEVAVATNPDTFKPVSNPMVNIRETFEAALKYSIIDNDEFRRITNLAKSTHYTERSYFGITKQASREGIIPGDKASKLLKFCAKNECDLKREDALLVLEKIKQVLTE, encoded by the coding sequence ATGAGTGACAATACAGGAACTCGCTCCAAAGTCCTTGTATTTGCAGGTACAAGCATAAGTCACGAGGATGCTGCAGAGGTCCTTGATGCAACATACTGGCCACCTATATCCAGAGGTGATATCGAGAAGGCCATGAATCAGGGATACACTGTTATTGGCATCATCGATGGCATTTTTTTTAGCAGAGCAGCTGTTGGCCACAAAGAAATAATCAGGGCGATAAAAGAAGGAATAATAGTCATTGGTGGCTGCAGTATGGGAGCCCTTCGGGCTTCTGAACTTGACGTACATGGAATGACCGGTGTGGGACAAATATATGAATGGTACAGAGACGGAGTCATTGAGGATGATGATGAAGTAGCTGTTGCCACAAATCCTGATACATTCAAACCAGTATCAAATCCCATGGTAAATATACGGGAAACTTTTGAGGCAGCACTCAAATACAGCATCATCGATAATGATGAATTCAGACGCATAACCAATCTTGCAAAAAGTACGCATTATACAGAAAGAAGTTACTTTGGGATTACAAAGCAAGCTTCAAGGGAAGGAATTATTCCCGGGGATAAAGCAAGTAAACTCCTCAAATTCTGCGCAAAGAACGAATGTGATTTAAAAAGAGAAGATGCACTCCTTGTTCTTGAAAAAATAAAACAGGTCTTAACAGAATAG
- a CDS encoding NifB/NifX family molybdenum-iron cluster-binding protein, producing the protein MKLCIPSMGQKGIEETVGQHFGKVPFYTLYDTETKEASVLPNTSEHNGGIGLPPELMAKEGVDIMLCGGLGKKAVDMFEQAGIDVFSGATGTVQNAIDAWESSKLAKATRDNSCSGHGHDDDHVHCH; encoded by the coding sequence ATGAAATTATGTATACCATCAATGGGACAGAAAGGAATTGAAGAGACAGTTGGCCAGCACTTTGGAAAGGTGCCTTTTTACACTTTGTACGACACAGAAACAAAAGAAGCTTCAGTTCTTCCAAACACAAGTGAGCATAACGGTGGCATAGGTCTGCCTCCTGAACTCATGGCAAAGGAAGGCGTAGACATTATGCTTTGTGGCGGTCTTGGTAAAAAAGCTGTAGATATGTTCGAGCAGGCTGGTATTGATGTATTCAGTGGTGCCACTGGCACGGTTCAGAATGCTATTGATGCCTGGGAATCTTCTAAGCTTGCAAAGGCCACACGGGATAATTCATGCAGCGGACATGGTCACGATGATGACCACGTGCACTGCCATTAA
- a CDS encoding ATP-binding protein: protein MKIAIASGKGGTGKTTVAVNLALSLGNAQLLDCDVEEPNCNLFLGFDLKKQEDVTITVPQVDSGKCSLCGKCAEFCQYNAIAKLSDSVMLFPKLCHGCGGCVLVCPEKAITEKKRSIGVIEKGTNEQFNIELLQGTLNIGEAMASPVIRQLQTHMDESTVAVVDSPPGTACPVIASVADMDYCVLVTEPTPFGLNDLVLAVDVIRQLGIPFGVIINRHGLGDNRVEEYCRVESIPVLMKIPYIREIAVLYSKGIPFVEHMPAWKENFREMCRDICEFIPYRGLSQC from the coding sequence ATGAAAATAGCTATCGCAAGTGGTAAGGGCGGGACTGGAAAGACGACGGTGGCCGTCAATCTTGCGCTTTCTCTTGGGAATGCACAACTGCTGGATTGCGATGTGGAAGAGCCCAATTGCAATCTTTTTCTTGGATTTGATCTTAAAAAGCAGGAAGATGTTACTATAACAGTTCCTCAGGTGGACTCCGGGAAGTGTTCCCTTTGCGGTAAATGCGCAGAGTTCTGCCAGTACAATGCGATAGCTAAATTGTCTGATAGTGTCATGCTTTTTCCAAAATTATGCCATGGCTGTGGTGGCTGTGTCCTTGTTTGTCCTGAAAAAGCCATTACGGAGAAAAAGCGTTCAATAGGTGTTATTGAAAAAGGTACGAACGAGCAGTTTAATATTGAACTTTTGCAAGGTACGCTTAATATTGGTGAAGCCATGGCCTCGCCTGTTATCAGGCAGTTGCAAACACACATGGATGAAAGCACGGTTGCAGTTGTTGATTCCCCTCCGGGAACAGCCTGTCCTGTCATAGCATCTGTTGCAGACATGGATTATTGTGTGCTTGTAACAGAGCCAACACCCTTTGGTCTTAATGACCTTGTTCTTGCAGTGGATGTTATCAGGCAACTGGGCATTCCTTTCGGGGTTATTATAAACAGACATGGCCTGGGGGATAACAGGGTTGAGGAATATTGCCGTGTTGAAAGTATACCGGTCCTGATGAAGATCCCCTACATTCGGGAAATAGCTGTTCTCTACTCAAAAGGTATTCCTTTTGTGGAGCATATGCCCGCATGGAAAGAAAATTTCCGGGAAATGTGCCGGGATATATGTGAGTTTATTCCATACAGGGGTTTGTCTCAATGCTAA
- a CDS encoding ATP-binding protein, whose product MLKHLTVISGKGGTGKTTITSSFAALAENAIIADCDVDAADMHLILQPETFETTDFYGLKVAHINKELCTDCGACASSCRFDAIDKFNVIDTCKCEGCAVCEFVCPENAICMVEKKAGEYYCSNTRFGPLVHAKLGAGEEASGKLVSDVRRRASELALECGKDVVIIDGPPGTGCSVIAAITGADLVLVVTEPTISGIHDLERVVQVAQHFRIPVVVCINKCDINMDLSQSISIYCKNNEINVAGMLPYDKSPVDAMIYGKSVVECFDNDFSSKVRSLWTEVNSSLSK is encoded by the coding sequence ATGCTAAAACATCTCACGGTTATCAGTGGTAAAGGTGGCACAGGTAAGACCACCATTACATCTTCTTTCGCCGCACTCGCTGAAAATGCGATAATTGCAGATTGTGACGTTGATGCTGCAGACATGCACCTGATTTTACAGCCTGAAACATTTGAAACGACTGATTTCTATGGGCTGAAAGTTGCACACATCAACAAAGAATTATGCACGGATTGTGGTGCCTGCGCCAGTTCATGCAGGTTCGATGCCATTGATAAGTTTAATGTTATTGACACGTGCAAATGCGAAGGCTGTGCGGTCTGTGAATTTGTTTGTCCTGAAAATGCTATATGCATGGTTGAGAAAAAAGCTGGTGAATACTACTGTTCCAACACACGTTTCGGTCCATTGGTTCATGCAAAGCTCGGAGCCGGAGAGGAAGCCAGTGGCAAGTTAGTCTCAGATGTGAGGCGAAGGGCCTCAGAGCTTGCATTGGAATGTGGGAAGGATGTGGTTATCATCGATGGTCCGCCGGGGACTGGATGCTCTGTGATTGCTGCAATAACAGGGGCTGATCTTGTTCTTGTTGTTACGGAGCCAACGATATCGGGGATACATGATCTTGAGAGGGTGGTTCAGGTAGCACAACATTTCAGGATTCCTGTTGTAGTCTGTATCAACAAATGTGATATCAATATGGATTTGTCACAGTCAATCTCTATTTATTGTAAAAATAATGAAATAAATGTTGCAGGGATGCTTCCATATGACAAAAGTCCTGTTGATGCAATGATTTATGGGAAATCTGTTGTGGAGTGTTTTGATAATGATTTTTCCTCTAAGGTCCGGTCTTTATGGACAGAAGTCAATTCAAGTCTGTCAAAGTGA
- a CDS encoding DUF134 domain-containing protein, translated as MMTCRGRPKSPRRVECSPDVLFFKPRGVPLKELETVSLAIEELEALRLADLEGLQQEEAAISMGISRRAFWQDLQNARKKVASALIEGKAIEIVGKDPKNIG; from the coding sequence ATAATGACTTGCAGAGGAAGACCAAAATCACCCAGAAGAGTTGAATGTTCACCAGATGTACTCTTTTTTAAACCACGAGGAGTACCACTCAAAGAACTCGAAACAGTATCACTTGCAATAGAGGAGCTTGAAGCTCTGCGACTGGCAGACCTAGAAGGATTGCAGCAGGAAGAGGCTGCGATCAGCATGGGTATTTCGAGACGGGCTTTCTGGCAGGATCTTCAGAATGCAAGAAAAAAAGTGGCTTCTGCCCTTATTGAAGGTAAAGCCATAGAAATCGTCGGCAAAGACCCTAAAAATATAGGATAA
- a CDS encoding ABC transporter ATP-binding protein: MEDVIDVKDVWVSYDSVHVLESVTFTVKNKDFLAIIGPNGGGKSTLLKVILGLIKPDKGTVKLLGGDPKKMRKYVGYVPQYHSSNLDFPITVSDVVLMGRLSHKGPFQRYNTEDRKAATEALETVGMLEFKDRQIGELSGGQKQRVFIARSLVTKPKILILDEPSTGIDSRMQKEFYELLNRLKSEIAIIMVTHDISAVSVYVDKIGCLNRKFHYHDSKELSSHDLEVSYQCPIELIAHGVPHRVLKEH, encoded by the coding sequence ATGGAAGACGTGATCGATGTTAAGGATGTTTGGGTAAGTTATGATAGTGTTCATGTTCTTGAATCTGTCACTTTTACTGTTAAGAACAAGGATTTTTTGGCTATCATAGGCCCAAATGGAGGGGGTAAGAGCACTCTTCTGAAAGTAATTCTGGGATTGATCAAACCCGATAAGGGCACAGTCAAACTTCTGGGTGGGGATCCTAAAAAGATGAGGAAGTATGTGGGATATGTTCCCCAGTACCATTCCTCAAACCTTGATTTCCCAATCACTGTGTCTGATGTTGTACTCATGGGTCGTCTCAGTCATAAAGGTCCTTTTCAGAGATATAATACAGAAGATCGTAAGGCAGCAACTGAAGCTCTTGAAACGGTTGGGATGCTTGAATTTAAGGACCGTCAGATCGGTGAACTCTCTGGTGGTCAGAAACAGCGGGTTTTCATTGCCCGGTCACTTGTTACTAAACCGAAAATCTTAATACTGGATGAACCGTCCACGGGTATAGATTCCAGGATGCAGAAAGAGTTCTATGAACTTCTCAACAGGCTCAAATCAGAGATTGCCATCATAATGGTCACTCATGACATCAGCGCTGTTTCAGTATATGTCGATAAGATCGGCTGTCTGAACCGGAAGTTCCATTATCATGACTCTAAGGAACTAAGTTCGCATGACCTGGAAGTATCATATCAGTGTCCGATCGAGCTAATTGCTCACGGTGTGCCACACAGGGTTTTGAAAGAGCACTAA
- a CDS encoding zinc ABC transporter substrate-binding protein — MKKNMIALMMLFSICIVLTAGCVDEQNSSAGISDSDSGGMIVAVSVLPQAEFVEKIAGDSVKVIVMVPPGADPHSYEPTPGQLRDLSNAKLYAMVGSGITIEDNMIGKIADLNPEMVIIDCSEGITMSEMEAHAHEDEDEHDVEDEHDAEDEHGEETGMDPHIWTSPANVKLMVENIYGGLVELDPENEATYFENKNAYLAELDALDEQIKTTLSGKEGSSFMVYHPAWGYFAEHYGLVQVPVELEGKEPSVRDMQNIIDEANEKNIKVIFVQSGFSTVSASAIANEIGGEVVEVDPLAKDYIDNLAKVAEAFEKGLA; from the coding sequence ATGAAGAAAAATATGATAGCTCTGATGATGCTCTTTTCTATTTGTATCGTTTTGACTGCAGGATGCGTTGACGAACAAAATTCTTCCGCTGGGATATCTGATTCGGATTCAGGTGGCATGATTGTAGCTGTAAGTGTGCTTCCACAGGCAGAATTTGTGGAAAAGATAGCAGGAGATAGTGTAAAAGTAATTGTTATGGTTCCTCCAGGGGCAGATCCTCACTCATATGAGCCTACTCCCGGGCAGCTTAGGGATCTGAGCAATGCAAAACTGTATGCAATGGTAGGCTCAGGAATAACCATTGAAGATAATATGATTGGTAAGATCGCTGATTTAAATCCTGAAATGGTGATAATTGACTGTTCGGAAGGTATCACAATGAGTGAAATGGAGGCTCATGCTCATGAGGATGAAGATGAACATGATGTTGAGGATGAACATGATGCTGAGGATGAACATGGTGAAGAAACCGGTATGGACCCTCATATATGGACCTCTCCTGCAAACGTTAAGTTAATGGTCGAAAATATCTATGGAGGGCTTGTAGAGCTTGATCCTGAAAATGAAGCAACTTATTTTGAGAATAAGAATGCGTATCTTGCAGAGCTCGATGCATTGGATGAACAAATAAAGACCACTCTTTCAGGCAAGGAAGGAAGCAGTTTTATGGTCTATCATCCTGCATGGGGATATTTTGCAGAGCACTATGGTCTGGTTCAGGTTCCTGTTGAGCTGGAAGGTAAGGAACCAAGTGTAAGGGATATGCAGAACATTATAGACGAGGCAAATGAGAAAAATATAAAGGTCATTTTCGTTCAGTCTGGTTTTAGTACTGTAAGCGCATCTGCTATTGCAAATGAGATAGGCGGTGAGGTTGTGGAAGTGGACCCCCTTGCAAAGGATTATATAGATAACCTCGCAAAAGTAGCAGAAGCATTTGAAAAAGGACTGGCTTGA
- a CDS encoding metal ABC transporter permease, with the protein MLEILQYDFMRNAIFAAILASVACGIIGVYVVVKKIVFISGGITHASFGGIGLGYYLGINPLYGLIPFSLFSALVMGLVSKRSKVAEDTAIGILWSLGMAIGIILIYWTPGYAPDLMTYLFGNILTVPMSDIYLMLGLDAVIIFVVYAFYKQFMALCFDEEFTTVAGLSVEKLYLLLLCMIALTIVLLIKIVGIILIIALLTMPASLSRHYTNDLGKMMYLAIFFGIIFSIVGLSLSYLFDAPSGATIILVMSSVYILHFLYDGLKPKIAA; encoded by the coding sequence ATGCTTGAAATACTCCAGTATGACTTTATGAGGAATGCTATTTTTGCCGCTATTCTGGCGAGTGTCGCATGTGGTATAATTGGTGTCTATGTAGTTGTGAAAAAGATCGTTTTCATAAGCGGCGGTATTACTCACGCATCTTTTGGTGGTATCGGTCTTGGATACTATCTTGGGATCAATCCATTATATGGTCTTATTCCTTTCAGTCTTTTTTCCGCACTTGTCATGGGTCTTGTGAGCAAACGTTCAAAAGTGGCTGAAGATACTGCTATAGGTATACTCTGGTCTCTGGGGATGGCAATAGGTATTATTCTGATATACTGGACCCCCGGTTACGCACCTGATCTCATGACCTATCTTTTCGGTAATATCCTGACGGTACCAATGTCTGATATTTACCTTATGCTGGGTCTTGATGCTGTTATAATCTTTGTTGTATATGCTTTCTATAAACAATTCATGGCACTTTGTTTTGACGAAGAGTTTACAACAGTTGCAGGCTTGTCCGTAGAGAAACTTTACTTGCTCCTGCTTTGTATGATAGCACTAACAATCGTACTATTGATCAAGATAGTAGGTATTATTCTTATCATCGCACTGCTTACTATGCCAGCATCCCTGAGTAGACATTACACCAATGATCTTGGGAAGATGATGTACCTTGCAATATTCTTCGGTATAATTTTCAGCATCGTAGGATTATCATTATCCTATTTGTTCGACGCTCCTTCAGGTGCGACAATCATCCTGGTGATGTCTTCCGTCTATATACTGCACTTCCTGTATGACGGATTAAAACCAAAAATAGCAGCTTAA
- a CDS encoding YcaO-related McrA-glycine thioamidation protein, protein MPELNIDRTLTYIEGTQRVLDEKSTLEKVNDNSKQIGVTRVASITDLDRVGIPVISTIRPSAAEGAISVYSGKGNTENQARISAIMESFERCLAERNGLNSDVAEDIKAQHIIESFVTMEESHRIIDPKLLLLAESYSPQELVEWISGWDLFKNEETFVPANAVYHPYDAPGRALKLFRSNTNGLAAGNTIEEAIFHGLLEVIERDALSIAEFNRNPGKEIILTESDGENYEILRKFTDNEVDVKLWALPHDTKITTVVAVTDDIRLKDAALLVMGAGAHLNPEIAVRRALTEAAQSRVVQIHGAREDTEREKFVREIGYDRIKRMNKYWYEDGEQASMRDLRDMSRNTPAESIDIVLEQLKDIAECAVVVDMSRESVPVPVVRVIIPTFEMYTLDRERVGKRAKSGKKKKLAPKDRPWRTGRRK, encoded by the coding sequence ATGCCAGAGCTAAACATCGACAGAACACTTACATACATCGAAGGAACTCAGCGAGTCCTTGATGAAAAAAGTACTCTTGAGAAAGTAAACGATAATTCCAAACAGATAGGAGTTACAAGGGTTGCCAGCATCACTGACCTTGACAGGGTCGGCATTCCCGTCATTTCAACTATCCGGCCCAGTGCTGCGGAAGGAGCTATATCAGTTTATTCAGGAAAAGGCAACACCGAGAATCAGGCAAGAATATCCGCAATTATGGAGAGTTTTGAACGATGCCTGGCAGAAAGGAACGGACTAAACAGCGATGTGGCAGAAGATATCAAAGCCCAGCATATCATTGAGAGCTTTGTAACAATGGAAGAAAGCCACCGCATAATTGATCCTAAACTCCTGCTTCTGGCTGAAAGCTACAGCCCCCAGGAATTAGTAGAGTGGATAAGCGGATGGGACCTCTTCAAAAACGAGGAGACCTTTGTCCCTGCCAATGCAGTGTATCACCCATACGATGCCCCAGGCAGAGCATTGAAGTTATTTAGAAGTAATACTAACGGACTTGCAGCAGGAAACACCATAGAGGAAGCAATATTCCATGGCTTGCTGGAAGTCATCGAAAGGGATGCCCTCAGTATAGCAGAGTTCAATCGCAATCCTGGAAAAGAGATAATACTTACAGAAAGTGATGGTGAAAACTACGAGATCCTACGCAAGTTCACTGACAATGAAGTTGATGTCAAATTATGGGCATTACCCCACGACACAAAAATAACAACTGTTGTTGCAGTTACCGACGATATAAGGCTTAAAGATGCAGCACTACTTGTGATGGGTGCAGGAGCACACCTTAATCCGGAAATTGCAGTAAGAAGAGCATTGACGGAAGCCGCCCAATCAAGAGTTGTGCAAATACACGGTGCCAGAGAGGATACCGAACGTGAGAAGTTTGTCAGGGAAATAGGATATGACAGAATAAAACGCATGAACAAATACTGGTATGAGGATGGAGAACAAGCATCCATGCGTGACCTCAGAGACATGTCAAGGAACACACCTGCCGAAAGTATCGACATCGTACTGGAACAATTGAAGGATATTGCAGAATGCGCCGTAGTTGTAGACATGTCAAGAGAAAGCGTACCGGTCCCAGTTGTCAGAGTGATTATCCCTACTTTTGAGATGTACACGCTTGACAGAGAGCGTGTGGGCAAAAGGGCAAAGTCAGGAAAAAAGAAGAAACTGGCACCAAAGGACAGACCATGGAGAACCGGACGCAGAAAATGA